CCTGGAGTACTCCAAGGTCTTAAATGTGCTCCATGTGGTGCAGGATGGTGTCGATGCCCTGGAATTTCTGCATCGGCGCGGTAAGTATAAAGATGCCTCTCGTCCGGGCTTAATCCTGCTCGACCTGAACCTGCCCCGTAAGAGCGGGCGTGAGGTGCTGGCCGAGATTAAAGGCGATCCCTCTCTGCAGCGCATTCCGGTCGTGGTGCTGAGCACATCGAGTAACGAAGATGACGTTGAAGCTGTCTATGGCCTCCACGCAAATTGCTACGTGGTGAAGCCGGTCAACTTCGACTCATTTTCACAAATAGTGAGGTCCATCCATGATTTCTGGTTCTGTGTCGTCGAACTCCCCCACGACGAAGATGCCTAAGCCGCACAGCTTCCGCATTCTTCTGATCGAGGACAACCCCGCCGATGTCCTCATTCTGGAGTCGTTGTTGGAAGAGGTGAATGATCTGACTTTCGACCTGTCGCATGCCTCCCGAATGGGTGACGGTCTGGATATGCTTTCCGGGGAGCGTTTTGATGCCGTGCTGCTCGATCTCGGCTTACCGGATTCACAGGGGGAGCAAAGCTGTTTACGCCTGAAACGCGAGCATCCCGATGTGCCTGTGCTCGTCCTCACGGGGCTGGAGGATGAAGACGCTGGCACGCGAGCCCTGCGGGTCGGGGCGCAGGACTTTTTACGGAAAAACTCTTTTGAGGGCGCTCTGCTGGGACGCTCCATCCGCTATGCGGTCGAGCGCCAGCGTATTGACAGCGAACTACGCAAAAAGACTCGTCAACTGGCGGCCAGCGAATCACGCATTCGCCAGATCATTGAGTCAAATGTGGACGCTATCCTCGTTGTCGATCGTGACAAGGTCGTGCAGTTCGCGAACCCCGCTGCCGAGGATATGCTGGGCGAGCGTTTGCTGGACTTGATCGGTCACCCCTTCAGCTATCCCGTTTCCGAGGATGAGCCCTGCGAGCTTAAAGTCCCCCACCGGGATGGCTCATGCCGCGTGGTCGAAATGCGGGTGAGCGAAACCGTCTGGAACGACGAGGCGGCTTTCCTCGTTACCATGCGCGACGTCACAGTGCGCAAGCGTAACGAAGAGCTCCTGAAACGCGATGCGGAGATCCTCTCACGCCTGCGCGATGCGATCATCTTTACCGACCTGGAGTCGAAAATCCTGTATTGGAATCAGGGGGCGACAAACCTGCTGGGCTGGACAGCGGAGGAGATGATCGGCAGGTCCTACCTCTCGCGCTACCCCAAGAGTGAGCGTACGGCCACGCTGGATCGCATGGAGATCCTGCGCACCGGTCACTCCATCCATCGTGAGCGTCAGGAGATCCGCAAGGACGGCTCAAAGGTCTGGGTCGAGACGCTGGCCTATGCGACACAGGATGTGGACGGCCACCCCAATGGCTTTCTGGCCATCCTGCGCGATGTTTCGGATAAACGTAAGCTGGAGGGCCAGCTCAGTCAGGCGCAGAAGATGGAGGCCATCGGCACACTGGCCGGAGGCATCGCCCACGACTTCAACAACATCATGATGGCCATCAACGGCTATACCCAGTTAGCCAGCATGGCATCGACGCAGCCCGAGGTGACAGAGAACCTCGCCACTGTGACTAAAGCCTGCTCGCGGGCGACTGCGTTGATCAAGCAGATACTGACCTTTAGCAGGCAGGAGCCGCTGGAGCGCAAGGTGACGAAGCTGCACGAGGTCGTCCAGGAATCAATCGGGCTGCTGCGTGCCTCTCTGCCGTCGTCGATCGAGATCAACAGCAAGATCGAGCCATCTACGCCCACGGTACTGGCCAACGGCGGGCAGATACAGCAGGTGCTGCTCAACCTCGGCACAAATGCCCTGCACGCGATGAAGGAGCGCTCCGGACATCTGGATGTTATCCTGGAACCTTTCGAGGTGGACGGCCATGTCGCTGAGCAGAACCCGAATCTGCAGCCGGGTAAGTACGCGCGCATATCGGTGTCGGATAGCGGACACGGGATGAGTAAGGAAACCCTGCGGCGCATCTATGACCCGTTTTATACCACTAAGCCGGCAGGCGAGGGGACCGGCCTCGGGCTGGCAGTGGTGCATGGGATCATGAAGTCCCACGATGGCGCCATTACCGTTTATAGTCAGCTTGATGTGGGCACGACATTTCGCCTTTATTTTCCTGTTCACTTAGATACGGTAGAAGACGTGGATGATGAAGCGGCACCCGTACCCCAGGGCCATGGCGAGAGAATCCTCATCGTAGATGACGAGGAATCCCTGCTTTTACTGGGGCAGAAAACACTCGAGATGATCGGATATGAGGCCGAAGGCTGCTCCGATCCTCAGAAAGCTCTCGAAAAGGTGCGACAGCAGCCGGATCGTTATAGCCTGATCATGACGGATGAGACGATGCCGCGCATGACGGGGATGGATTTTGCGAAAGAGCTCATCAAGCTGAACCCCGAGCAGCGCATCATTCTCACCACCGGCTACTCGGCCAAGCTGACCTCCGATGTGATCGCCTCGGCCGGGATACGCGCCCTCCTGCCCAAGCCGCACAGCATGCACGCACTGGGGACGCTCGTGCGAAAAGTTCTGGACGAGTCCTGATCTCCAGGGGCCGTCATCTTACGGCTAGAGCAGGGTGGTGTGGTTTTGGTAACGTGCCTCCGGTGACTTCCTGTCGGAGGGAGACCAGGGTCTCTCGCGCATGGCTGTCGTGTGTTTTCTCACGCAGGAGGGTAGCCTTTTTCGACTGCTTTGGGGACGCGCCTTTGGCTTATGCATAGCCGCACTAGTGCTAAGGTTGTATCGGCTTCGAAGAGGGTGATGCGGGATAGCGAGACTGCCGCTCCATCGCCGCTGAGCCTGCTTTGCAATTGAGATTCACGCTCAAATGGTGCGAGACCGCATCTCATTAGCAAATGCCTGTTGTTTGCATCATAGACTGGAACAAAGGGTAACCTTATGCTTAATTATTACCCATAACTTCAACCAAGGATTGATTTATGGAAAAGACAATGACCGCCACCGCCACATGCAGCAAATGCGCCTACTGGAAGAGTGTTTCCAGCGACAAGGGTGAATGCCGCCGTAATGCCCCCCAGTCCGTCGTCTTCGCCGTTGACGAAGATACGCGCTTCGAAACGCGTTTCCCGGAAACCGGCTCCGCTGACTGGTGTGGGGAATACTCCGCCAAGGCCTAACCGGGCAGGGTGATTTAGAAAAAATCACCTGACAGGCATTTTATTCTTGCGATTGGGTCTCATTGGCATCTAGATGGTGTCAATGAGCGCCCAATTTTTACATGAGGTCTTGGTACCGCTTAGCGACGCCTTCTACAAACAGGCAGATGCCATTTTGGATCTGCGTGAGCACGCGCTGAGCAAGCAAAACCCAGGGCGCTGTGTCTCCTGCTACTTCAAGCTGTTTAACGCAGCCCGGGGAGACAAGGTCCGCCGCCTGAACGCTCTGCGCAAGTGGCTGGAAACAAACCTCGTCGTCGTGGCCAAGGATGACCAGGACCAGCTCCTGGAGCACATCCCGCTCTTTCTGGACGACGCCGATCTGGAGTCATTCTGCCAGCGCATGCTGCAGGAGGTGATCCATAACCGGGTCTACAACAGCAAGCGCATCGAGCTGCAGTTCGCCTTCAAATCTGACGGTCTCGCTGCCTGAGCGTATGGCGGAAGCTGCTGAGAGCCCCTCGGATTACCTGATTGCCCAAGCCTACGCCTACTGGCGGACGAAGGGCAGCTCAGTGACCGTTGTCCGCAAGATCATCTGCGAGGTCGCCTTACGCGCAGCGGATGCCTTTGACGCGGAGACGCTGCTGGCCCGCTGCCGCCGGGAGGACAGCCAGATATCGCTTTCGACGGTCTACCGTACGCTGGGGCATCTCGTAGACGCCCATGTGCTGCACGAGGTGCAGGGGCCGGGCGAGAAAAAATGCTACGCTCCGGCCAATGCTGGCCAGCCGGGCCAGAGCCACGTCGTCTGTCAGGACTGTAAGCAGGTTTTCCCGCTGGAGGACCCTTGCCTCGTCCTGCGCGAGGGAGCGCTTGCCCGCAAGCAGGGCTTCAGTCCGAAAAATGTCAGCCTGCGCCTGGAGGCCAGCTGTGACCAGTTGACCGAGCTCGGGATCTGCGACCGTAAAAAGGACGAGGGCAACAAGGACAAGAAGCCGGCTAAATAGCCCGGTCTCGCTCTTTCTATATAGAGAGCGGTGTTTCTTTAAAAACCTGCTTTGAGCGAAACCCTGCCTCCGCGTGCAGCGGAAACTTTTCGTTAATATTTCTTCTTGCGCGCTTTGGGCATAACCGAAGCTTGCCAACAAATCCGCACGGCCTAATCTCAGTGCTTTATGATGAAATGTTTTCTGACGGGATGTCTCGTGTGGCTGGCCGCGATCCCCGCGGTGATGGGCCAGACCCGTATCACCCTGGCCGATGTCTATCAGCAGGTTGAGCAACTTCGGGCCCAGGTGGGGCGGCTCCAGCTAGATATGGAGGCGCTTCAGCGCGAGAACGATGCTCTGCGCAAGGCAGTCGAAGCACAGTCGCGCCAGCAGAACGCGCTCGTCAGCCAGTATAACCAGCTCACCGCGCAGGTGAATGCGCAGCTCGGCACCCTGCCTGACCGAGAGCAGGCCCTGAAAAAAGAAGTTTATGCCGAGATGACGCGGCAGATGAAAGATCTGGCCAGCCAGACGCAGCAGGGCTTTGAGCAGATCACAAAGGCCCGCGCCTACAGCCAGCAGAGCCAGACCACGACTTTTGACCAGGACTATCCGCAGACCGGCGTGCCCTACGTCGTGCAGTCCGGCGACAGCCTCTCCAGTATCGCCCGTAAACTCAACTCCACCGTCCGCGACATCCAGAACGCGAACAAAATCAGCGACCCCCGTAACCTGAAGGCGGGAGAAACCATTTTCGTGCCCCAGCGTAACTAATATGGCTCAAGCGAAGAAACGACTCGGCCGCGGCCTCGGCAACCTTATCGCCGGCGGCGTCGCCAAAAAAGAAGCTCCCGAGCCGACCCCGGCTCCTAAAAAGTCGAAGGGCAGCAAAAAGGAAAAGACCAGCGTAAAGCCGATCAAGCGCGCTGCACCCAAGCCTGCGCCCGCTCCCGAGAAGGTCGAGCCCGCGCCTGCACCGACCCCGGCCCCCGAGGGCCCGTACCGGGAGATCGATGTCTCCACCATCGAGCCCAGCCCCTACCAGCCCCGCCGCGCGATGAACGGCGAGCAGGTTAAGGAGCTGGCCGAGAGCATTCGCTCGGAGGGGCTGCTGCAGCCCATCGTCGTGCGCCAGCGCGGCAGTAAGTACGAGTTGATCGCCGGGGAGCGCCGTTGGCGCGCCCACCTGCACCTGGGGCTGAAGAAAATTGCCGCCCGCGTCATGGATGCCTCCGACAGCTCGTCGGCCGTGATTTCCTTGATCGAGAATGTCCAGCGCGAGGGCTTGAACGCGATTGAAGAGGCGCTCGCCTACGCCAGCCTGATGGGTGACTTTGACCTCACGCAGGAGGCGGTAGCCGAGCGCGTGGGTAAGGGCCGTGCCACCGTGGCTAATGCTCTGCGCCTGCTCCAGCTCGACCGGGAGATCCAGGGCTATGTTGCCAAAGGGATGCTCTCCGCCGGACACGCCAAGGTCCTGCTCGGGCTCGAAGACCCGGCCCAGCGCCTGCTGCTGGCTCGCCGCATCATCGAGACCGGTATGAGTGTGCGTGAGGCCGAGAAGCAGCTGCACCGCCTGAAAGGGGAGGGGAGCAGCCAGCACCATTTGCACCGGAGTCCTGCCGAGGCTGAGAATACCATCGTCCGCGACCTGGAGAAGCAGATTGCCACGCGGCTCAATACCAAGGTCCACCTCAAGCACACCGCTAAAAAGGGGCGCCTCATTATCGAGTACTACGGTAACGAAGACCTGCAGCGCATTCTGGAAAAAACCGGCCTGCAGTGATTTAGCTGTGACCCGTGGGGCAGGGCCCCATCATTTTGCCAGCGGGTGCAGCCTGTAGATTTCGGCTTGAACTGGGTGGAACTTTTCCCCATTTTCGGACTCTTTTTCAAGAAAGTCATTCCATGAGCGGTATTATCCTAGGTTTCTTTACGGTCGTCCTGATCCTTATCTGCGGCTTTATTACACTGATCGTCCTGATGCAGCGTGCCAGCACGAACGCTGGCATGGGCGCCTCCCTCGGTGGCGGCGCTGCTGAGTCCGCCCTCGGCGGTGGTGCCAGTAATGTTCTGGTGCGCGGCACGATTATCGGGGCTGCCCTGTTTTTCATCGTGGCATTCGGCCTTTATCTGGGCTTTATGGCCAACTACGACGAGCAGCAGGTTGCCAAGGGTGCCGCCCTGCCCGGTATGAGCGAGTTTGAGACAAAGGCTCCCCTGCCGGACCTGACCGATGTGCCCGCCTCGGAGGAGGCCGCCGCCTCGACCGCTGGCAGCGGTACCAGCACCGTGAATGTCGGCGAACCGACCGGTATCGAGGCCGCCCCGGCACCGGAATCCGCTCCGGCTTCCGACGCAGAAACCCCGGCTGCCCAGTAAGGGGCTATGGGCGTCTTTGCGAAAAAGCTTTTTCGGCGGTGCGCCTGCACCGCGTTTGCCTTGTGCTGTCTCGCGGGCGCCGCTCATGCCCAGGCTGCCAAGCCCGGGGAACGTGGTCGTGCCGCTCAGGAAGTCACCCCGCTCACGCTCGAAGAAGGGCGTGCGCAGTTGGAGGCCTTCCAGCGCCAGCGACTGAGTGGGGATTATGTTTTCCGGTTCGAGCTGGTGCACTATCCGCGCCGCGGCGATAAGGTCAGTTTCGAGGGTTACCTCTGGGGGACCTGGAACGCCGAGGGGCCGCGCAATCGTATCGTAATCTGGAATGACGATAACTCCACGGCTCCGGCGGTGGACATGATCGTGCAGAACGGCCTGAACCCAAAGGTGTGGGTCGCCGGTAAGGACGGCCGCGCGGTCGAGATGCCCAAGGGCCAGATGCGCGATCCTCTGCTCAAGGATATCGTCTACACGCCTTTCGACCTGTTGATGCCCTTCGTCTACTGGGAGAACTTCGACTATGCCGGTAGCGAGCGCCGCTCCGGCCGCCCGAGCGATACTTTTATCATGCTGCCGCCTCCGGGCTGGGAAAAGAATGCTCCCGAGCTGAAGGGCGTTGCGATCAGTCTCGACCGGAACTTTCGTGCGCTCAACAAAATCGAAGAGCTCGACAAGGACGGCCAGCCGATGCGCACATTCAAGGTCGTGAGCTACAAGGAAGTTGACGACCAGTACATCGTTAAGACGATCGACTTGGTGGACGAAAGAAGCCGCGACAAGACTCGCTTCGTCGTCCTGGCTGCCGCTGTTGGCGTAAACCTGCCCGCCTCGACGTTTGACCCCCGTGCGATTGGTCTGGGCTTGCCGCCCGTGCGCGGTCTTCCCTTTAAGGGGATCTGAGCGCAGCCTGGCGAGTACGCTATATTAGACTGAGACGCGGCACGCTGGTTCGCGTCTTTTTTTGTGCTCGCTGCTCGGGATGTGAGCGTTGGCCGTGTGAGTCCTTGGGGAAGGGGAGGGCTGTATCGAAATCTAATGACGTCACATGCGCTTTGGGCGATTCTTCGGAAGGAGGTCTTCGGGGGCTGTGGGGTTCGGCTGTGTAGTGAAAGCTCGGCACAGCGGCAGATGAGGCATTCGTCTGCATGGGTTAAGCTATGTTTTTATCTTTGGGACGGACGCATATTTTTGTTGCCTGTTATCGTTGTCCTGATTTAAAGATGACTTGTCGTCGTAAGGACATATCAACGACGGCTATAATTAATCCAAGATGGCAGCGCATATGCAAAAGACGTTCCCTATTACCTTCGACATCAGTCAGGAACAATACCGCCAACTGAAAAAGCTTCAGCGTCAGTTTGGTCTGGGTTCGATCAGTGAGCTCGTGCGTCTGGCTGTTTCGCGATTTAACTTTGCACAAGTCCCCCAAACGGCTCAAGAGCACCAGCAGATCTCGGTGCGCCTGGGGCAGGAGGACAAGGCTGTTTTAAGTAAGACTTCAAAGGCTAGAAAGATCAGTGTCGGGGAATTACTCCGCACTGCCTTGGACGAGCTTTTCGCAAACCTTCCCGACAGGGAAAGCGTCCAAACCCAAACTAGAACGAACATGCCTACAAAGAAAACAGCCAAGAAAAAAGCCGTCAAAAAAGCTCCGGCCAAAAAGGCCGTGAAGAAGGTGGCTAAGAAAACTGTGGTCAAAAAGGCTGCCAAGAAGGCCGTCAAAAAGGCCCCGGTGAAGAAGGTCGCCAAGAAAAAGGTGGTTAAGAAGGTTGCCAAGAAGGCAGTCAAAAAGGCTCCCGTAAAAAAGGTCGCCAAAAAGAAAGTCGCTAAGAAGGCCGTCAAGAAAGCCGTGAAGAAGGCTCCGGCCAAGAAGGCAGTTAAGAAAGCCGTCAAGAAGGCACCTGCCAAGAAAGTGGCTAAGAAGACCGCCAAGAAGAAGGTAGCCAAGAAAAAGAAATAACTTTGGACGGAAGCGTGACTTCAAGCCGGTTTTTATGACCGGTTTGGAGTGACAGTGCCAAAAAAGGGGTTGCTTTGCGCAAGCATTTGGCAACCATCGCTGGTTATCGCTATTAACCAGCGTTATTTTAAGGCAATGTCACAAGATCGTTTATCCGTTTGGGCCAAAGGCATATCCCCGTCTCCAACGCTTGCCGTCGATGCGAAGGCAAAAGCCCTCAAGGCTGAAGGCAAGGATGTATGCGGGTTTGGAGCCGGCGAGCCCGATTTTGATACGCCCGAATTTATCAAGGAGGCGTGCGTAGAAGCTTTGCGCGCGGGGCAAACCAAGTATTGCCCCGCCGCCGGCTTGCCGGCCCTGAAGAAGGCGCTGGCCGAGAAGTACCAGCTCGATAATAACCTGGAGGTCGATCCGGCCCAGGTTGTTGTCAGCCCCGGTGGTAAATACTCCTGCTATCTGGCCATCCTGGCCACCTGCGGGCCCGGTGACGAGGTCGTCATCCCGGCTCCGTACTGGGTGAGCTACCCGGAGATGGCTAAGCTGGCCGGTGCGACGCCGGTCATCGTCAGCGCTGGAGAAGAGGCGGACTTTAAGATCACCGCCGATCAGCTGCGCGAGGCCATCACGCCGAAGACCAAACTGGTCATCCTCAACAGCCCCTCGAACCCGACGGGCACGATCTACACGCCCAAGGAAATTGAGGCGTTGGTTGAGGTATGCCTGAGCGCCGGTGTGCTGATCATGTCGGACGAAATCTACGAGTACCTGCTCTATGATGACGTCAAGCACCTCAGCCCTGCCTCGCTGAGTAAGGAAGCCGCCGCAGCGACGATCACCGTCTCCGGCTTCTCGAAGACATTTTCCATGACCGGCTGGCGTCTGGGTACGCTGGTCGCAGACCCTGCCATCGCCAAGGCCGTGGGCAACCTGCAGAGCCAGACCTCCTCGAACGCCACCACCTTCGCACAGTTTGGTGCGCTGGCCGCGCTGCAGAAGCGCGACGAGGCGCAGGCCGCTATCGCACAGATGCTGGAGGTCTTCGACCGCCGCCGCCTGAAGCTCCTCAACGGCCTCAATGCGATCAAGGGCATCACCTGCCGCCGCGCGCAGGGTGCTTTCTATCTTTTCCCGTCAATGTCCAGCTTCGGGTTGAGTTCGACGGACTTTGCTGCCAAGCTGCTTGAGCAGGAGCTGGTCGCAGTCGTGCCGGGCGTTGCCTTTGGTGCGGATGCGTGTATGCGCCTGAGCTACGCGACCTCCGATGAGGTCATTGACAAAGGACTTGAACGGCTGGCGCGTTTCTGCCAGCAACTCTAATCTATCATGAGCGAAAAAATCACCATTGAGAACGGTACTCTCATCGTGCCGGACAAGCCCGTCCTTCCCTTTATCGAGGGTGACGGCACCGGCCCGGACATCTGGAACGCTTCGGTTCGCGTCTTTGACGCCGCTGTCGAAAAAGCCTACGGCGGCTCGCGTAAGATCGAGTGGCTGGAAGTGCTCGCTGGCGAAAAAGCCTTTAATCAAACCGGCGACTGGCTGCCGCAGGCCACGCTCGACGCCTTCAAGGAATACCTCGTCGGCATCAAGGGCCCGCTGACCACTCCGGTCGGTGGCGGTATCCGCTCGCTGAATGTCGCCCTGCGCCAGATCCTGGACCTGTACGTGTGTCTGCGTCCGGT
This genomic interval from Ruficoccus sp. ZRK36 contains the following:
- a CDS encoding LysM domain-containing protein codes for the protein MMKCFLTGCLVWLAAIPAVMGQTRITLADVYQQVEQLRAQVGRLQLDMEALQRENDALRKAVEAQSRQQNALVSQYNQLTAQVNAQLGTLPDREQALKKEVYAEMTRQMKDLASQTQQGFEQITKARAYSQQSQTTTFDQDYPQTGVPYVVQSGDSLSSIARKLNSTVRDIQNANKISDPRNLKAGETIFVPQRN
- a CDS encoding transcriptional repressor, with translation MAEAAESPSDYLIAQAYAYWRTKGSSVTVVRKIICEVALRAADAFDAETLLARCRREDSQISLSTVYRTLGHLVDAHVLHEVQGPGEKKCYAPANAGQPGQSHVVCQDCKQVFPLEDPCLVLREGALARKQGFSPKNVSLRLEASCDQLTELGICDRKKDEGNKDKKPAK
- a CDS encoding CopG family transcriptional regulator, whose protein sequence is MQKTFPITFDISQEQYRQLKKLQRQFGLGSISELVRLAVSRFNFAQVPQTAQEHQQISVRLGQEDKAVLSKTSKARKISVGELLRTALDELFANLPDRESVQTQTRTNMPTKKTAKKKAVKKAPAKKAVKKVAKKTVVKKAAKKAVKKAPVKKVAKKKVVKKVAKKAVKKAPVKKVAKKKVAKKAVKKAVKKAPAKKAVKKAVKKAPAKKVAKKTAKKKVAKKKK
- the secG gene encoding preprotein translocase subunit SecG is translated as MSGIILGFFTVVLILICGFITLIVLMQRASTNAGMGASLGGGAAESALGGGASNVLVRGTIIGAALFFIVAFGLYLGFMANYDEQQVAKGAALPGMSEFETKAPLPDLTDVPASEEAAASTAGSGTSTVNVGEPTGIEAAPAPESAPASDAETPAAQ
- a CDS encoding ParB/RepB/Spo0J family partition protein, which translates into the protein MAQAKKRLGRGLGNLIAGGVAKKEAPEPTPAPKKSKGSKKEKTSVKPIKRAAPKPAPAPEKVEPAPAPTPAPEGPYREIDVSTIEPSPYQPRRAMNGEQVKELAESIRSEGLLQPIVVRQRGSKYELIAGERRWRAHLHLGLKKIAARVMDASDSSSAVISLIENVQREGLNAIEEALAYASLMGDFDLTQEAVAERVGKGRATVANALRLLQLDREIQGYVAKGMLSAGHAKVLLGLEDPAQRLLLARRIIETGMSVREAEKQLHRLKGEGSSQHHLHRSPAEAENTIVRDLEKQIATRLNTKVHLKHTAKKGRLIIEYYGNEDLQRILEKTGLQ
- a CDS encoding response regulator, with the translated sequence MKMSTRPVEILLVEDSPADVMLTREALEYSKVLNVLHVVQDGVDALEFLHRRGKYKDASRPGLILLDLNLPRKSGREVLAEIKGDPSLQRIPVVVLSTSSNEDDVEAVYGLHANCYVVKPVNFDSFSQIVRSIHDFWFCVVELPHDEDA
- a CDS encoding outer membrane lipoprotein-sorting protein, which codes for MCCLAGAAHAQAAKPGERGRAAQEVTPLTLEEGRAQLEAFQRQRLSGDYVFRFELVHYPRRGDKVSFEGYLWGTWNAEGPRNRIVIWNDDNSTAPAVDMIVQNGLNPKVWVAGKDGRAVEMPKGQMRDPLLKDIVYTPFDLLMPFVYWENFDYAGSERRSGRPSDTFIMLPPPGWEKNAPELKGVAISLDRNFRALNKIEELDKDGQPMRTFKVVSYKEVDDQYIVKTIDLVDERSRDKTRFVVLAAAVGVNLPASTFDPRAIGLGLPPVRGLPFKGI
- a CDS encoding PAS domain S-box protein, with translation MPKPHSFRILLIEDNPADVLILESLLEEVNDLTFDLSHASRMGDGLDMLSGERFDAVLLDLGLPDSQGEQSCLRLKREHPDVPVLVLTGLEDEDAGTRALRVGAQDFLRKNSFEGALLGRSIRYAVERQRIDSELRKKTRQLAASESRIRQIIESNVDAILVVDRDKVVQFANPAAEDMLGERLLDLIGHPFSYPVSEDEPCELKVPHRDGSCRVVEMRVSETVWNDEAAFLVTMRDVTVRKRNEELLKRDAEILSRLRDAIIFTDLESKILYWNQGATNLLGWTAEEMIGRSYLSRYPKSERTATLDRMEILRTGHSIHRERQEIRKDGSKVWVETLAYATQDVDGHPNGFLAILRDVSDKRKLEGQLSQAQKMEAIGTLAGGIAHDFNNIMMAINGYTQLASMASTQPEVTENLATVTKACSRATALIKQILTFSRQEPLERKVTKLHEVVQESIGLLRASLPSSIEINSKIEPSTPTVLANGGQIQQVLLNLGTNALHAMKERSGHLDVILEPFEVDGHVAEQNPNLQPGKYARISVSDSGHGMSKETLRRIYDPFYTTKPAGEGTGLGLAVVHGIMKSHDGAITVYSQLDVGTTFRLYFPVHLDTVEDVDDEAAPVPQGHGERILIVDDEESLLLLGQKTLEMIGYEAEGCSDPQKALEKVRQQPDRYSLIMTDETMPRMTGMDFAKELIKLNPEQRIILTTGYSAKLTSDVIASAGIRALLPKPHSMHALGTLVRKVLDES
- a CDS encoding pyridoxal phosphate-dependent aminotransferase — translated: MSQDRLSVWAKGISPSPTLAVDAKAKALKAEGKDVCGFGAGEPDFDTPEFIKEACVEALRAGQTKYCPAAGLPALKKALAEKYQLDNNLEVDPAQVVVSPGGKYSCYLAILATCGPGDEVVIPAPYWVSYPEMAKLAGATPVIVSAGEEADFKITADQLREAITPKTKLVILNSPSNPTGTIYTPKEIEALVEVCLSAGVLIMSDEIYEYLLYDDVKHLSPASLSKEAAAATITVSGFSKTFSMTGWRLGTLVADPAIAKAVGNLQSQTSSNATTFAQFGALAALQKRDEAQAAIAQMLEVFDRRRLKLLNGLNAIKGITCRRAQGAFYLFPSMSSFGLSSTDFAAKLLEQELVAVVPGVAFGADACMRLSYATSDEVIDKGLERLARFCQQL